Proteins found in one Desulfobacterales bacterium genomic segment:
- a CDS encoding DUF1828 domain-containing protein, translating to MQGYLEQLKAQFNERIRIVEKRPGIHQIIAPIFHEDGDLMDIYIEKSTSPGMLRISDHAMTLMRLSYDMEIDTPNKERVFKNILLENKLSEENGRLFIDTKEESLYPAMMQFTQAVAKVSNMRVLKREVVKGLFYEMLEDYIENKLAKYNPVKSVTPINDRAELEVDYLIETNKKKLFLLGVKDNAKARIATISFLEFQKAKISFCGVVVHDDFEALSRKDRSMITSAADKQFVSFADFQEKGPAFIEREAA from the coding sequence ATGCAAGGATATCTCGAACAGCTTAAAGCCCAATTCAATGAACGAATTCGGATCGTTGAAAAAAGACCGGGGATACATCAGATAATAGCACCCATTTTCCACGAAGATGGGGACCTGATGGATATCTATATTGAAAAGTCGACATCACCCGGTATGTTAAGAATTTCTGACCATGCAATGACCCTGATGCGGCTATCGTACGACATGGAGATTGATACACCAAACAAAGAGAGAGTTTTTAAGAATATTCTTTTAGAAAACAAACTATCGGAAGAAAACGGACGATTGTTTATTGATACCAAAGAGGAGTCGCTTTATCCTGCGATGATGCAGTTTACACAAGCCGTTGCCAAGGTTTCCAATATGCGTGTGTTAAAGCGAGAAGTGGTAAAAGGTTTATTTTATGAAATGCTCGAGGATTATATTGAGAATAAGCTGGCCAAATACAATCCGGTAAAGTCCGTGACGCCAATTAATGACAGGGCCGAATTAGAGGTTGATTATTTGATTGAAACCAATAAGAAAAAGTTATTTCTGCTTGGCGTCAAAGACAACGCGAAGGCGCGAATAGCCACCATTTCTTTCTTGGAGTTTCAGAAAGCCAAGATTTCATTTTGCGGGGTGGTGGTGCATGATGATTTTGAAGCGCTCAGCCGCAAAGATCGCAGCATGATCACCAGTGCCGCTGATAAGCAGTTCGTTTCTTTTGCTGATTTTCAGGAAAAAGGCCCCGCTTTTATCGAACGCGAAGCCGCTTGA